The bacterium genome window below encodes:
- a CDS encoding class I SAM-dependent methyltransferase: MHPPERRDLPLKAAERHQLRKRSFDASARSYDRFRPGYPEELFDDLVRLSGIPEGGRVLEIGPGTGQATLPLARRGFSILGLELGRSMARLCRRNLRDFPDVEIQNLAFEDWRPEENGDCGKTGTVPSQGPVRFPGTVPRFARYPRGFNGGDGTQMSSIGIVSQAARAPCGQFDLVLSATAFHWIRARLAFTRSAAALKPGGSLALVWNFLDTPDNDFYNDLRALYRRVAPQIHLSLPPEQRIERQRRKIVGSGLFGPVTVLRYSWQKQYDADLYIGLLRTMSDHAILDPKVRRDVFRAIRKLIDDHGGSFVRPVVAVLFLAPKR, encoded by the coding sequence ATGCATCCACCGGAACGCCGCGACCTGCCGCTGAAAGCAGCCGAGCGACACCAGTTGCGCAAACGTTCGTTCGACGCATCCGCGCGCTCATACGACCGGTTCCGCCCCGGGTACCCGGAAGAGCTGTTCGATGACCTGGTCCGACTGTCAGGAATCCCCGAAGGCGGCCGCGTTCTCGAAATCGGACCCGGCACCGGCCAGGCCACGCTGCCTCTCGCCCGGCGCGGCTTTTCCATCCTCGGCCTTGAGCTGGGCAGGAGCATGGCCCGCCTCTGCCGCAGGAACCTCCGCGACTTCCCTGACGTCGAGATTCAGAACCTGGCCTTCGAGGACTGGAGGCCGGAGGAAAACGGGGACTGTGGCAAAACGGGGACTGTCCCTTCGCAGGGCCCTGTGCGATTCCCAGGGACTGTCCCCCGCTTTGCCCGTTATCCACGGGGCTTCAACGGCGGGGACGGGACCCAAATGTCCTCAATTGGAATCGTGTCCCAAGCCGCGCGGGCCCCATGCGGCCAATTCGACCTCGTTCTTTCCGCGACCGCCTTTCACTGGATTCGGGCCAGGCTCGCATTCACACGAAGCGCAGCAGCACTCAAGCCGGGCGGCTCGCTTGCGCTGGTCTGGAACTTCCTCGACACGCCGGACAACGACTTCTACAACGACCTCCGCGCACTCTACCGGCGCGTCGCGCCGCAGATACACCTGTCGCTCCCGCCCGAACAGCGCATCGAACGCCAGCGCCGGAAGATTGTCGGCTCCGGTCTCTTCGGACCGGTCACAGTTCTGCGCTACTCCTGGCAGAAGCAATACGATGCCGACCTCTACATCGGACTGCTCAGAACCATGTCCGACCACGCCATACTCGACCCCAAAGTCCGGCGCGACGTCTTCCGGGCCATCCGCAAGCTCATAGACGACCACGGCGGCTCCTTCGTCCGGCCGGTCGTCGCGGTCCTCTTCTTGGCTCCCAAGCGCTGA